A genomic stretch from Bacterioplanes sanyensis includes:
- a CDS encoding DUF1799 domain-containing protein, with protein MGASAGHESLEDDLGAFGLASNAYDHLQPPEEFQLYEENCLAFEVFCSCSTQWRFAGMSGVQTGLDYSAVESVMRMMNIEKTAETFQKVRLVEIGALNALSEKRG; from the coding sequence ATGGGAGCATCAGCCGGGCACGAATCACTCGAAGATGATCTCGGTGCCTTTGGTTTAGCAAGCAACGCATATGATCATCTTCAGCCGCCTGAAGAATTTCAACTGTATGAGGAAAACTGCCTCGCTTTTGAGGTGTTTTGCTCATGCAGCACCCAATGGCGGTTTGCCGGTATGTCCGGTGTGCAGACAGGCCTCGATTACAGTGCGGTGGAATCGGTCATGCGAATGATGAATATCGAAAAAACCGCAGAAACCTTTCAAAAAGTGCGCCTGGTAGAAATCGGCGCACTCAACGCATTGAGTGAAAAACGTGGCTAA